In Sphingomonas sp. G-3-2-10, a single window of DNA contains:
- a CDS encoding SIR2 family protein, which yields MLFVPDGPDIPQSLLSEQRNGNLMFVIGAGVSVAAGLPLFGRLAELAYERLGQAIPGKPDSLATQAEVEALAAGQYDRLIGLLERRLVYRGADWQQPRNDVRNAIAELVKPKRGASFAAHRDLLDISRGGDGIPRIVTTNFDTIFERAWYRHTKQRLPSSAGQGMPAVGSPEFVGALHLHGRVADRMLNLNQTDLVLTAPNFGEAYMRNGWASRTVYDLMRRYTVVLVGYSADDPPMRYMLEATEEGRLNFPDLKPAYALVADDKDDAGGLREMWRGKGLHPLIFTVRNHDYSPLYRTLREWAEMVRDPLAWSETMIAEITATDHAASSETERDRLRYLNNAISSTAVVAGHAADPAWLEALESANEPLDDWSYRAWFKDRLTSARAARYAVGLQGRASMRVAQAIDVLLRFQSDPLPEPYATFWPLFVEARLRPEANPFGRRRSSGVVSARRVADMVAAVQPRLAVSRKLSFREPEAPQGRPQTIHDLGHFEFRADERDWQRRLDKWPKTSQAEVRLIEALDRALVEALETASDAGLLEHNGDLQSWDIALVHAPEPNDGLAEPDDRHRRGWRRNPPDQYNNHFGPLVRLMTGLWRRLAERDLGLAARIAESWASRDAMIFKRLAAWSATISKAGPVDAIERYLRSTTRDRYWSGDDNPELVRFYCRRWNRLDQRTRDRLEAAILAGMKAETVRRFTDAGHRKRARAYYTVRELARIATAGGRLSVNARSRLTGFHKAFPGLPKKVPVFAHLLNASYSGSGYSADTRVLAQVSDEELIASAAQAEESDRIGQSDVWQVLVRDDPRRAFRALLADQRRGHFEAARWQPLLSQYSHQEPVVNPPPLPDLTKVIAAVIAGPDSAITTMAYTLANVIERRADAPGKRVFPAVLRLWDRLVPLAAQIDEGDEQPRALSEVILSHPLANLASALARMQSSVPRTEGGGFAKRFRARFNMLAKLDARAGVIARASLIRELAFLHWLAPDWVDRYLFPMLDAGGEDAIDLMSVVSVSDAPQYSPLFNRLKRSIFQALEHDKTDGAARERLSGAVVSAAFAVIRNEDGFDLSPVECRHALTRMPNNVLASMAWEICTILRQIDGQTDRATTWTNVIKRFLIDYWPNDVAARTAEVSDDLAKLPGLAGPAFEEAVDTVLGLVRPAKFYDLRHGLELDEANDPIATYPRAALRLIASVIDREAPPPTDVGEVIRDLLAADPNIASDPAFWRMRQLQRPN from the coding sequence ATGTTGTTCGTTCCGGATGGTCCAGACATTCCTCAGTCGCTTCTCAGCGAGCAGCGCAACGGCAACCTGATGTTCGTCATCGGCGCGGGCGTGTCAGTGGCCGCGGGACTGCCGCTGTTCGGGCGTCTGGCGGAACTTGCCTATGAGCGCCTCGGCCAGGCAATTCCGGGAAAGCCGGACAGCCTCGCCACCCAAGCCGAGGTCGAGGCGCTCGCGGCGGGGCAATATGATCGCTTGATCGGCCTGCTCGAACGCCGGCTGGTCTATCGTGGGGCGGATTGGCAGCAGCCTCGGAACGACGTCCGCAATGCCATCGCGGAACTGGTGAAACCCAAGCGTGGCGCTTCGTTTGCCGCCCATCGCGACTTGCTCGATATCTCGCGCGGCGGCGACGGCATTCCGAGGATCGTCACGACCAACTTCGACACGATCTTCGAGAGGGCCTGGTATCGCCACACCAAGCAGCGGCTTCCAAGCAGTGCCGGCCAGGGCATGCCAGCGGTCGGCTCACCGGAATTTGTCGGGGCGCTTCATCTGCACGGCCGCGTTGCCGATCGAATGCTCAATCTGAACCAGACCGATCTCGTCCTGACCGCACCGAACTTCGGCGAAGCATATATGCGCAACGGCTGGGCCTCACGGACGGTCTATGACCTGATGCGCCGCTACACGGTCGTGCTGGTCGGCTACTCCGCCGACGATCCCCCGATGCGCTACATGCTCGAGGCAACCGAGGAGGGTCGGCTCAACTTCCCGGATCTGAAGCCCGCCTACGCGCTGGTCGCCGACGACAAGGACGATGCTGGCGGACTTCGCGAGATGTGGCGGGGCAAGGGGTTGCATCCGCTAATCTTTACTGTCCGGAACCACGATTATTCGCCGCTTTATCGCACGCTGCGCGAATGGGCCGAGATGGTCCGAGACCCTCTCGCCTGGTCCGAAACCATGATCGCGGAGATCACCGCCACCGACCATGCGGCCAGCTCCGAGACCGAGCGCGACCGGCTGCGCTATCTGAATAATGCGATATCGAGCACCGCGGTAGTCGCGGGCCACGCTGCTGACCCTGCGTGGCTGGAAGCGCTTGAGAGCGCGAACGAACCCCTGGACGACTGGTCCTATCGCGCATGGTTCAAGGATCGGCTGACCTCCGCGCGGGCAGCACGCTACGCGGTCGGCCTGCAAGGACGCGCCTCGATGCGCGTGGCGCAAGCGATCGATGTTCTTTTACGTTTCCAGAGCGACCCGCTGCCCGAGCCTTATGCCACCTTTTGGCCCCTGTTTGTCGAAGCGCGTCTTCGACCCGAAGCAAATCCGTTCGGACGGCGGCGCAGTTCGGGCGTGGTGAGCGCGAGACGCGTGGCCGACATGGTCGCCGCCGTGCAGCCGCGCCTGGCGGTCAGCAGAAAGCTCAGCTTCCGAGAACCGGAAGCGCCGCAGGGGCGGCCGCAGACGATCCATGACCTGGGACATTTCGAGTTCCGGGCCGATGAGCGCGATTGGCAGCGCCGGCTGGACAAGTGGCCGAAAACGTCGCAGGCCGAGGTGCGGCTGATCGAGGCACTCGATCGGGCGCTGGTGGAGGCGCTTGAGACTGCTTCCGACGCAGGTCTTCTCGAGCACAATGGCGATCTGCAATCCTGGGACATCGCGCTGGTGCATGCCCCGGAGCCAAATGACGGTCTCGCCGAGCCCGACGATCGTCATCGCCGCGGCTGGCGGCGAAATCCCCCCGATCAGTACAACAATCACTTCGGACCACTCGTTCGGCTGATGACCGGTCTGTGGCGTCGGCTGGCCGAGCGGGATCTTGGCTTGGCAGCGCGTATCGCCGAGAGCTGGGCGAGCCGCGACGCGATGATCTTCAAACGGCTCGCCGCTTGGAGCGCGACGATATCGAAGGCAGGGCCTGTGGACGCGATCGAGCGCTATCTGCGATCGACCACGCGCGACCGATACTGGTCTGGCGATGACAATCCTGAGCTTGTCCGCTTCTATTGCCGGCGGTGGAACCGGCTCGACCAGCGCACTCGCGACAGGCTCGAGGCCGCGATTCTGGCCGGAATGAAAGCGGAGACGGTGCGGCGCTTCACCGATGCCGGGCATCGTAAGCGCGCACGCGCCTATTACACAGTGCGGGAACTGGCGCGGATCGCTACTGCGGGCGGACGCCTCTCTGTCAATGCGCGATCGCGGCTGACAGGTTTTCACAAGGCGTTTCCCGGCCTGCCCAAGAAGGTTCCGGTTTTCGCTCACCTGCTGAACGCCAGCTATTCCGGCTCGGGATACTCCGCGGACACACGCGTATTGGCGCAGGTTTCCGACGAAGAGTTGATCGCGAGCGCGGCGCAGGCTGAGGAGTCCGATCGGATCGGCCAATCCGATGTATGGCAGGTGCTCGTACGCGACGACCCGCGCAGGGCATTTCGAGCGCTGCTTGCGGACCAGCGCCGGGGTCATTTCGAGGCCGCTCGGTGGCAACCGCTGCTGAGCCAATATTCCCATCAGGAACCGGTCGTAAATCCGCCGCCGCTGCCGGATCTCACCAAGGTCATCGCGGCCGTGATCGCAGGCCCCGACAGTGCGATTACGACCATGGCCTATACGCTTGCCAATGTGATCGAGCGTCGAGCCGACGCGCCGGGAAAGCGCGTGTTTCCCGCTGTGCTGCGGCTTTGGGACCGGCTGGTTCCGCTGGCGGCCCAAATCGACGAGGGGGACGAACAGCCTCGCGCCCTGTCCGAAGTCATCCTGTCGCACCCGCTCGCGAACCTCGCGAGCGCATTGGCGCGGATGCAGAGCAGTGTGCCCCGCACCGAGGGCGGCGGGTTCGCGAAGAGATTTCGTGCGCGATTCAATATGCTTGCGAAACTCGACGCGCGCGCAGGTGTGATCGCACGAGCCTCGTTGATCCGAGAGCTGGCGTTCCTCCACTGGCTCGCGCCGGACTGGGTCGATCGTTACCTGTTTCCGATGCTCGATGCGGGCGGCGAGGATGCGATCGACCTGATGAGCGTGGTGTCGGTTTCCGATGCCCCGCAATATTCGCCTCTGTTCAATCGCCTGAAGCGGTCGATCTTCCAGGCGCTGGAGCACGACAAGACCGACGGCGCGGCGCGAGAGCGGCTGTCGGGCGCCGTGGTCAGCGCCGCCTTCGCAGTCATTCGAAACGAAGACGGCTTCGACCTCTCACCTGTCGAATGCCGCCATGCCCTGACTCGCATGCCCAATAATGTGCTCGCCTCGATGGCATGGGAGATATGCACAATATTGCGTCAAATCGATGGACAGACGGACCGCGCCACCACCTGGACAAACGTCATCAAGCGTTTCCTGATCGACTATTGGCCAAACGACGTAGCGGCCCGGACGGCTGAGGTGTCCGACGATCTGGCAAAGCTTCCGGGGCTCGCCGGCCCGGCATTCGAAGAGGCCGTAGATACCGTCCTCGGACTGGTCCGGCCGGCCAAATTCTACGATCTGCGCCATGGGCTGGAGCTGGACGAGGCCAATGATCCGATCGCGACATACCCGCGGGCTGCATTGCGCCTGATCGCTTCGGTCATCGATCGGGAGGCGCCGCCGCCGACGGACGTTGGAGAGGTCATCCGCGATCTTCTCGCGGCCGATCCGAACATCGCCTCCGACCCTGCCTTCTGGCGGATGCGCCAATTGCAAAGGCCTAACTAG
- a CDS encoding helix-turn-helix transcriptional regulator, whose amino-acid sequence MVKMSSAKTRSVLVRLGKDLRAARLRRGMAIGDLAVRAGASTSTIIRMEKGEPGVGIGTLADVMVVFGLNERFADLLDVRHDDLGLALSNERLPQRGRRRSTTVRPPEGDKGSASPEPSDTDSDGLAF is encoded by the coding sequence ATGGTTAAGATGTCTTCGGCAAAGACGCGGTCAGTTCTGGTCCGGCTCGGCAAGGACCTGCGGGCCGCGCGCCTTCGCCGGGGCATGGCGATCGGCGACCTTGCCGTGCGCGCCGGCGCATCGACCAGCACCATTATTCGGATGGAAAAAGGGGAGCCGGGAGTCGGGATCGGCACACTCGCCGATGTTATGGTCGTGTTCGGGCTCAATGAACGTTTCGCCGATCTCCTCGATGTCCGGCACGACGATCTCGGCCTGGCCCTCAGCAATGAACGGCTTCCGCAACGTGGTCGCCGCCGGTCTACGACGGTTCGTCCCCCTGAAGGTGATAAGGGTTCGGCTTCGCCGGAGCCGAGCGATACCGATTCTGACGGCCTCGCCTTCTGA
- a CDS encoding type II toxin-antitoxin system HipA family toxin, with the protein MADYRAKVALGEAQVPIGQLRFTRDGPRQYSSFAYDAGWIEDPRRFALSPDMPLDSGPYHHSSQQGEARDALGGAFADAAPDSWGRRLLERAYGNGLSEFEYLTLSDDACRQGALRFLDDAGAVITGGAADAVPRLIDLAAITAIARAYEQGSEISAEDLQALAGAGGSGGARPKANVREGEHLWLAKFTSVLDQQPVERVEVATLRLAKLCGIAVPEVRLVLADTPWPVALLRRFDRQGNARIPYISARTALAKRGTELGSYTEIVDFMRGHAADPSRDFRELYRRLIFTILVSNKDDHLKNHGFLYVGKGQWRLSPMFDVNPAPDRNPHLETAILEGGAHDRSIALALSACEFFEIDDGDARAMIREMAARIAGSWREAFREAGVTGAQARSFEPAFEHDEAMLALAL; encoded by the coding sequence ATGGCCGACTACCGCGCAAAGGTGGCGCTCGGCGAAGCGCAGGTGCCGATCGGGCAGTTGCGCTTCACGCGCGATGGCCCGCGGCAATATTCGAGCTTCGCTTATGATGCGGGCTGGATCGAGGATCCGCGCCGGTTCGCGCTCTCGCCAGACATGCCGCTCGACAGCGGCCCCTATCATCATTCGAGCCAGCAAGGCGAAGCGCGCGACGCCCTTGGGGGCGCATTCGCCGACGCGGCGCCGGACAGTTGGGGCCGGCGGCTGCTCGAACGCGCCTATGGCAATGGTCTGAGCGAGTTCGAATATCTGACCCTGTCCGACGATGCCTGCCGCCAGGGAGCATTGCGCTTTCTCGACGATGCCGGCGCGGTGATCACCGGCGGCGCCGCCGACGCGGTGCCCCGCCTCATCGACCTTGCTGCGATCACGGCCATCGCGCGCGCCTATGAACAGGGCAGCGAAATCTCCGCCGAGGATTTGCAGGCGCTGGCCGGCGCCGGCGGCTCGGGCGGCGCGCGCCCCAAAGCCAATGTCCGCGAAGGTGAGCATCTCTGGCTGGCCAAGTTCACCTCGGTGCTGGATCAGCAGCCTGTCGAGCGCGTCGAAGTGGCGACGCTTCGCCTTGCAAAGCTGTGCGGCATCGCCGTCCCTGAGGTGCGTCTCGTCCTTGCCGACACCCCCTGGCCGGTGGCGCTACTCCGCCGGTTCGACCGGCAGGGCAATGCCCGTATCCCCTATATTTCCGCGCGCACCGCGCTTGCCAAACGCGGCACGGAACTCGGCTCCTACACCGAGATCGTCGATTTCATGCGCGGGCATGCCGCCGACCCGTCGCGCGATTTCCGCGAGCTGTACCGGCGGCTGATCTTCACAATCCTCGTCTCCAACAAGGACGATCATCTAAAGAACCACGGGTTCCTCTATGTCGGCAAAGGCCAATGGCGCTTGTCGCCTATGTTCGACGTCAATCCCGCACCGGATCGCAATCCGCATCTCGAGACCGCCATCCTGGAAGGTGGCGCGCATGACCGATCGATAGCGCTCGCGCTCTCGGCGTGTGAGTTTTTCGAGATCGACGATGGTGATGCGCGCGCGATGATACGCGAGATGGCTGCACGCATTGCCGGAAGCTGGCGAGAGGCGTTCCGGGAGGCAGGAGTAACTGGCGCCCAGGCCCGCAGCTTCGAACCCGCGTTCGAGCATGACGAAGCCATGCTGGCACTGGCCCTCTAA